AACTGGCTGATCTCCGAACTGTTCGGCGCGCTGAACAAGCTGGGCAAAAGCCTCGAAACCTCGCCGGTCAGCCCGGCTGCGGGGGCGGAACTGCTCGCGCTCGTGGCCGATTCCACCATCTCCGGCTCCATCGCGAAGCAGGTGCTGGAAAAGATGCTGGAAACCGGCGATGGTGCCGCCCTGATCGTCGAACGCGATGGCCTGAAGCAGACGACCGACACCGGCGCCATCGAAGCCGCCATCGACACGATCCTGGCCAACAACGCCGACAAGGTGGAGCAGTACAAGGCTGGCAAGGAAGCGCTGTTCGGCTTCTTCGTCGGCCAGACGATGAAGGCGATGCAGGGCAAGGCCAACCCGCAGATGATCAACGAATTGTTGAAAAAGAAACTGGCCTGATCGTCATCTCATCCGCAAACGAACGGCGATCATGTCGGTTGCAAACATCACGCCGTCATTGCGAGGAGGCGAAGCCGGCGAAGCAATCCAGTGTCGTTACACACCGCTCTGGATTGCTTCACCTAGCTGCGCGAGGCTCGCAACGACGAAGCCAGCGCTTGTGTTCGCAACCGATATAATCGCCAAACGAAAAGGGGGAGGGCCGCAAAGCCCTCTCCTTTTCGTTTCTGCCTGAAGCGGCGTCCTTCAGGCTCGCACACCCTCCATCGGGAACGAACCGAACATCCCTGCGGTTACGGTGCCGCTCAGCGTATCGCCGTCGACCGTCGCCGTGCAGTCCAGCGTCATCGGCATGGGCACGGTCATGTTCATCTGCCAGGTCAGGGTGTTGCCATTCACCTTGCCGTTTTCGACGTGCATCGATCCCATTTGGCCGCTGTTGGTCCCGGTGAAGCTGTCGCCATCAGGGTTGACGGTGAATGTGCTGATCTGGTCGCCCATCGGGGTGTGGGTTACACAATTGTAGCTGCCGGCAACGGACATGGGTCACTCTCCATTTGGTGTTGCCGGCAGATTATCTACAATCATGTCAATAGCAAGACTGCTCCGGTCTCACTTTGTCGCAGCCACTTCCTCGATCGGCAGGCCAAGGTCGGCAAGCTGTGGCTTCACGGTGGCCGCATCGCCAACCACCACCCATACCATGCCATCGCCCGAAATTTTCGAGCGGAACGCCTTGTCGGCATCGGCCGTGGTCATCTTGCCATAACGCGTGGCCAGCGTTTCGTAGTAATCGTCGGGCCGCTTGTAGTTCACGATCTTGGCCATGCCGTCGAGCACGGCGGCGCTGGTTTCGAACATGCCGGGCAGTTCGCGGGCGCTGCCCTTGGTCGACCAGTCGAGTTCCTCCGGCCTGACCCCGCCGGTGCTGGTGAAAGTGTCGATTTCCTTGCGGATTTCGGCGATGGCCGCGCCGGTCTTGTCGCTCTGTACCGGCGCGATCACGCGGAAGCTGATCCGGTCGAGCGGTTCGGTCACGCCATTGTACGTGCCATAGCTCCAGCCTTTGCTTTCGCGCAGGTTCATGTTGATCCGGCCCAGGAAATTGCCGCCCAACACGTCATTCGCCGTGCCGAGCGCCACGAGATCGTCGGTGCCCTTGGCATCGATCACCTTGCCACCGGAGATATACGATTGCGGCGATCCGGGGCGATCGACCAGAATGACGCGCGCCTTGGGGGCAGGGACCGGAACCGTGAAGTCCTTGATCGGGCGCGCCATGCGATTGGCCTTCCAGTTGCCGAACGATCCGTCGAGCATCTTCACCACCTGATCCAGCGTGGTATCGCCCACCACGAAGATCCGCGCCGTATCCGGGCGGAACCAGCGCGCGTGGAACGCGGCCAGATCATCGCGTTTCAGGGTTTTCACCACTTCGGGATCGCCCTTGCCGCTTGGCGGGAAGGCATAGGGAAATTGCGTGCCGAACAGCGCGGGGTTCAACACGCGATTGGCCAGTGAAGCCGGGTCCTTCATCTCGGCCGCGATCCCGGCGAGTTGTTGTGTGCGGACGCGCTCCAGCTCGGCCGGATCGAGCCTGGGATGCAGCACCACGTCCGAAAGCAGGCCCAGCGAGGGTGCAAGGTTCGATGACAGCGCATCCAGTTGGAACGATGTCATGTCTGGATTGGCAGAGAGGCGGATGCTGGCTCCCAGCCGTTCCTGCTCGCGCGCCAGAGCGGACGCATCCAGCGTCTGTGTGCCTTCGTCTATGAGATTCAGCAGCAGCGATTGCGTGCCCAGCGCAGACTTCGGATCGGCGGCATAGCCTGCATCGAAGCTGACCCGAACCGATACGGTCGGCACCACAGTCCGCCGCGCGAAGTAGACCGGAATGCCGTTCTTGAGCATCGCCCGCTCGATCGTCGGGAAATCCAGTGGAGTGAGTTCACCCACCGCAGGCAGCTTCGAACGGTCCGCCGGGGTGACATTGGAAACCGGCGCACCCTTGGCCATGGCATCGGGATCGCGGAAGTAGGCGGGGCGGCTGCCCGTCGCCTCGCGCGTGAAGAATCCGCCGCGCCCTTCGCCACCCTCTGTACGCGCCCCCGGCTCCACGGTCAGCGCGAAGACCGGGCGCGTCAGCCACTTCTGCATGGCGGCGGCCACTTCGCCCGGCTGCATCGCGGCAATGCGGGCGAGTTCCGTGCGATAGTGCTGCGGATCGCCGTTGTAGAGCAGGCCTTCAGCCAGTGTCGGCGCCTTGCCGCTGCCGCCGCCGGTGCGCTCAAGCCCGCGAATTTCGCCCGCCGTGGCCGATGTCGCCGCGCGCAGCATTTCGTCTGCCGTCGGCCCTTCCTTGATGAACTTCGCGATCTCGGTGTCCAGCGCGGCAGCGACCTTCGCGGCATCCTGCCCCGGAGTCACATCGGCCTGCACCACGAACTGCCCGGCCTGCGCAAAGATCGAGGCGCTGGCGGCAACCGCCACGGCCACCTTCTGCTGGCGCACCAGCGCATCGTCGAGCCGCGACGAGGCAAGCCCGCCCAGTACCGATGCGGCCAGATCGAGCGGCAGGTAATCGGGATTGTCCAGCCCCGGCACGGCCCACATGCGATAGATGCGCGTGGTTGCCACCTGATCCCTGATCGTCTTGGCCAGCGGCGCGGGCAGGGTCGGCACGGGTGCGCTTACCGGCCTGATCGCGGGGCCGGAGGGGATAGCGCCGAACCATTTGGCGACCTTCGCCTTTGCCGTCGTCACATCCACATCGCCTGCCAGCACCAGGATCGCGTTGTTCGGGCCGTAGTTGTCCTTGAACCATCCCTTCACGTCATCAAGGCTGGCCGAATCGAGATCCGCCATCGAACCGATGGTCGAGTGATGATACGGATGGCCGGACGGGTAGAGGTTTTCGAGCTGTTCGTATTCGACCAGGCCGAATGGATCATTGTCGCCTTGCCGCTTTTCGTTCTGCACGACGCCGCGCTGATTATCGAGCACACCCTGTGTCACCGCGCCAAGCAGGTGCCCCATGCGGTCGCTTTCCATCATCAGCGTCATGTCGAGCGCGGCTGTGGGCACGGTCTGGTAGTAGTTGGTGCGGTCGAACCATGTCGTGCCGTTCAGGTCGGTTGCGCCCACCTGTTGCAATGGTTGGAAGAAATCGCCGGGCACGTTTTCGGTGCCGTTGAACATCAGGTGTTCGAACAGGTGGGCAAAGCCGGTCTTGCCCTTCGGCTCGTTCTTTGAACCCACCCCATACCAGATCGATACCGCCACGACCGGAGCCTTGCGGTCGGTATGGACCAGTACGGTCAATCCGTTGTCCAGCTTGAAGCTTTCGTAGGGGATCTGCACTTTGGCGACGAGATCGGCCAGTGGAACCGGTTTCGCCGCTTGCGCAAGCGCCTGGGCGGGAAGTGTGGCGGCGATGGCAAGCAGGCTGGCGGTAAAAAGTCGCTGCATGATGTTCCCGAAGGCTGGCGGCGGCATCTTGTGATGCTCGCGATGAAGATAACGGTCCTGATGGAGTCCAGCCTGAATGCAGACCAGCGATCGATCAAGATTTAGTTTGTGCAGAAACTTTCTAGTGCTCATCATCGCGCGCGCAAGGGGGCCATGCCGATAGGGCTGGTGCCGCTTTCACCAATTCGACAAACGACGAAGAGAGACCGATGAACGTCAAGCCAGCCCTGATCGCCGCCCTTCTCGCCACTGTTGCCACGCCCGCCTTCGCGCAAGGTCCGGTGTTCGATGCAGAGGCGGTCCGCGCTCACGTCACCTTCCTTGCCGACGATCTGCTCGAAGGCCGCGATACGGGATCGCGCGGGTATGACATTGCGGCGAATTACGTCGCATCGCAGTTCATCGCCATGGGCCTGAAGCCTGCTGCGGCAGATGGCACGTTCTTCCAGAAGCTGACGGTGCGCGAGGCGCGGCTGGACGGTGCGCCGAAGCTGATTCTGAACTTCGGCGGCAAGGACACGGTGCTGTCCGATACC
This genomic interval from Novosphingobium sp. CECT 9465 contains the following:
- a CDS encoding pitrilysin family protein; translated protein: MQRLFTASLLAIAATLPAQALAQAAKPVPLADLVAKVQIPYESFKLDNGLTVLVHTDRKAPVVAVSIWYGVGSKNEPKGKTGFAHLFEHLMFNGTENVPGDFFQPLQQVGATDLNGTTWFDRTNYYQTVPTAALDMTLMMESDRMGHLLGAVTQGVLDNQRGVVQNEKRQGDNDPFGLVEYEQLENLYPSGHPYHHSTIGSMADLDSASLDDVKGWFKDNYGPNNAILVLAGDVDVTTAKAKVAKWFGAIPSGPAIRPVSAPVPTLPAPLAKTIRDQVATTRIYRMWAVPGLDNPDYLPLDLAASVLGGLASSRLDDALVRQQKVAVAVAASASIFAQAGQFVVQADVTPGQDAAKVAAALDTEIAKFIKEGPTADEMLRAATSATAGEIRGLERTGGGSGKAPTLAEGLLYNGDPQHYRTELARIAAMQPGEVAAAMQKWLTRPVFALTVEPGARTEGGEGRGGFFTREATGSRPAYFRDPDAMAKGAPVSNVTPADRSKLPAVGELTPLDFPTIERAMLKNGIPVYFARRTVVPTVSVRVSFDAGYAADPKSALGTQSLLLNLIDEGTQTLDASALAREQERLGASIRLSANPDMTSFQLDALSSNLAPSLGLLSDVVLHPRLDPAELERVRTQQLAGIAAEMKDPASLANRVLNPALFGTQFPYAFPPSGKGDPEVVKTLKRDDLAAFHARWFRPDTARIFVVGDTTLDQVVKMLDGSFGNWKANRMARPIKDFTVPVPAPKARVILVDRPGSPQSYISGGKVIDAKGTDDLVALGTANDVLGGNFLGRINMNLRESKGWSYGTYNGVTEPLDRISFRVIAPVQSDKTGAAIAEIRKEIDTFTSTGGVRPEELDWSTKGSARELPGMFETSAAVLDGMAKIVNYKRPDDYYETLATRYGKMTTADADKAFRSKISGDGMVWVVVGDAATVKPQLADLGLPIEEVAATK